The genomic interval CGGTAGAAAAAGACTATTTGACAGGCGGTGAAGCAAATGCAACTTTTAAAAGATACTCACTTTTGGTTTTGCCGGAGATAGCCGATACCAGCTGGTATCTGATGGACCTTTCAAAACCTGTGAAGCCTTTTGTATTGCAAGTGGCAAAAGATGGAGTCTTTGAAGCAAGCAACGACTATCGTTTTATGAAAGATGAAGCGCTTTTCGGTTGCAAAAGCTTCATGAATGCAGGTTATGCACTTTGGCAACTAGCATACAAATCAACCGGCGCATAAAAAGGTATCAAAAATGCACTATAGCGCCGATATGTTCAAGGTAAGCAGTGATGGAAATACAGGAAAAACTGATTCTAAGAGCAAAACAAAGCCTACAAAACAAAGCGGAAATAACAGAGCAAATAGCAGAAATAGCTCTAAAAGAAGCGCGGGAACTGACAAAAAACCTGCCGCTTCCTGAGCCGATATTGCTTGATATAGCAATGTTTAGACTGAAGCTTCTTTTAAAAATCGAACCAAATGAGTTGGATCTCATTTTATATA from Campylobacter hominis ATCC BAA-381 carries:
- a CDS encoding Mu-like prophage major head subunit gpT family protein → MAKDGVFEASNDYRFMKDEALFGCKSFMNAGYALWQLAYKSTGA